A single region of the Musa acuminata AAA Group cultivar baxijiao chromosome BXJ1-11, Cavendish_Baxijiao_AAA, whole genome shotgun sequence genome encodes:
- the LOC135597512 gene encoding uncharacterized protein LOC135597512: MWRRRLSLLSDLPFPIRRPLPVTRPPSISIAPLARALKPPPPTAAAAAAMDAGFTPFGIFRSSYSGMAMGSSPATASLLSLNDLRDNKGARQKKKRKGRGIGSGKGKTAGRGHKGQKARGTSKFGFEGGQTPLRRRLPRRGFKNPFSLTFQPVGLGKIAKLINAGKIDSSELITMKTLKDTGAIGKHIEDGIRLMAHGSEHINWPIHLEVSRVTVRAKAAVEAAGGSVRKVYYNKLGFRALLTPEWFAKKGRLLPKPARPPPKQRDRVDDIGRLPAPTKPIPSTTEEKDATAAA; this comes from the exons ATGTGGCGGCGCCGCCTCTCCCTCCTCTCCGACCTACCCTTCCCGATCCGTCGCCCGCTGCCAGTCACCCGACCCCCCTCGATCTCCATCGCGCCCCTCGCCAGAGCCCTGAAGCCCCCACCTCCtaccgcggcggcggcggcggcgatggatgCCGGCTTTACTCCGTTCGGGATCTTTAGGTCTTCGTACAGCGGGATGGCGATGGGGTCGTCTCCGGCGACGGCGAGCCTGCTGAGCCTGAACGATCTGAGGGATAACAAGGGGGCGCGGCAGAAGAAGAAGCGGAAAGGGAGGGGTATTGGGTCGGGGAAAGGGAAGACGGCCGGAAGGGGGCACAAGGGGCAGAAGGCTCGAGGGACGAGCAAGTTTGGGTTCGAGGGTGGCCAGACGCCGCTCCGCCGTCGACTCCCCAGGCGGGGTTTTAAGAATCCCTTCAGCCTCACCTTCCAG CCTGTAGGTTTGGGGAAGATTGCAAAACTCATAAATGCAGGAAAAATTGACTCGTCAGAACTTATTACTATGAAAACCCTTAAG GATACAGGTGCAATAGGAAAGCATATAGAGGATGGCATCAGGTTGATGGCTCATGGTTCTGAACATATCAACTGGCCGATACACCTTGAG GTATCGAGAGTGACAGTTCGTGCAAAAGCTGCGGTGGAAGCTGCTGGCGGTTCCGTGAGAAAGGTGTACTACAACAAGCTGGGGTTTAGGGCACTGCTCACGCCGGAGTGGTTCGCAAAGAAGGGACGCCTATTACCGAAACCAGCGAGGCCTCCACCGAAGCAGCGAGACAGGGTCGATGACATCGGTCGCTTGCCTGCCCCTACCAAGCCGATACCTTCTACAACTGAAGAGAAAGATGCAACAGCAGCTGCTTGA
- the LOC103971827 gene encoding protein BYPASS1-LIKE: MPATDFQGSSVPFASIGRSILSIRRDQVHTVDGHHHDSPGGGAAHDLELEVFQKHVADLFVDLASSPPAAAAAAAAADELLSLAWVRRLLDSFLICQEEFRVILFSCSKGQRVLLARPPLDRLLSDFFDRAVKALDVCNAIRDGVDQLRLWRQHLEIALAALNGGRPLGEGQLRRARKALTDLTILMLDEKETAGGSILNHRNRSFGRSSKETHHRRTGSGGAAASACHFRSSSWSVSRSWSAARQLQAIGNNLAVPRGNEVSATNGLAFPVFTMSSVLFFVVWALVAAIPCQDRGLQTHFSVPRNLPWAASITSLHERIFEESKKKDRKNSCGLLKEIQQIEKCSRHLAELLDPVEFPLTEEKDTELRQGVEELVEVCSALKEGLDPLERQVREVFLRIVRSRTEVLECLSKSHNPE, encoded by the coding sequence ATGCCGGCCACGGACTTCCAGGGCTCGTCCGTCCCCTTCGCGTCCATCGGGCGCTCCATCCTGAGCATCCGCCGCGACCAGGTTCACACCGTCGACGGGCACCACCACGATTCCCCCGGTGGCGGTGCCGCCCACGACCTCGAGCTGGAGGTATTCCAGAAGCACGTCGCCGACCTGTTCGTCGACCTCGCTTCTTCtcctcctgctgccgctgccgctgccgctgccgccgacgAGCTGCTCTCCCTCGCTTGGGTCCGCAGGCTGCTCGACAGCTTCCTCATCTGCCAGGAGGAGTTCCGCGTGATTCTATTCAGCTGCAGCAAGGGCCAGCGGGTGCTCCTCGCCCGGCCTCCCCTCGACCGCCTCCTCTCCGACTTCTTTGACCGCGCCGTCAAGGCGCTCGACGTCTGCAACGCCATCCGCGACGGCGTCGACCAGCTCCGCCTGTGGCGCCAGCACCTCGAGATCGCCCTCGCCGCCCTCAATGGAGGCCGGCCCCTCGGCGAGGGCCAGCTCCGCCGCGCCCGTAAGGCCCTCACCGACCTCACCATCCTCATGCTCGACGAGAAGGAGACTGCCGGCGGGTCCATCCTCAACCACCGCAACCGCTCCTTCGGCCGCTCCAGCAAGGAGACGCACCACCGCCGCACCGGCAGCGGCGGGGCCGCCGCCTCTGCTTGCCACTTCCGCTCCTCCTCGTGGAGCGTCTCCCGCTCGTGGTCCGCTGCACGGCAGCTCCAGGCGATCGGCAACAACCTCGCGGTGCCTCGTGGCAACGAGGTCTCCGCGACCAATGGCCTCGCCTTCCCCGTGTTCACCATGAGCTCGGTTCTCTTCTTCGTGGTGTGGGCTCTCGTGGCGGCAATCCCGTGCCAGGACCGCGGCCTCCAGACCCATTTCTCGGTCCCCCGGAACTTACCCTGGGCCGCATCGATCACCTCGCTCCACGAGCGGATCTTCGAGGAATCGAAGAAAAAAGACAGGAAGAACTCGTGCGGGCTGCTGAAGGAGATCCAACAGATCGAGAAGTGCAGCCGCCACCTGGCTGAGTTGTTGGATCCCGTCGAGTTCCCATTGACAGAGGAGAAGGATACGGAGCTGAGGCAGGGGGTAGAAGAGTTAGTGGAGGTTTGCAGTGCCTTGAAAGAGGGCTTAGACCCACTGGAGCGCCAGGTGAGGGAGGTCTTCCTTCGAATAGTGAGGAGCCGAACCGAAGTCCTCGAATGCCTGAGCAAGTCCCACAATCCCGAGTGA
- the LOC135597513 gene encoding dof zinc finger protein DOF1.2-like, protein MLSYVPRPVAPTCPRCVSSNTKFCYYNNYSLSQPRYFCKACRRYWTEGGSLRNVPVGGGCRKSRRGKPARAPSAVAAVAGRDVIRPDLMLNDIVSNSGIAPAPAPADGSAIDLEVLYAKYMDPSPAVRPESSQPAVESGSCNQIPAPFPDHQLFLEWESILTQPVEEDLQNKVDSSSPRAYPKQPVDNYVWWGDSSSDADLIHEEQSLVHDNWIGSLDDSSWEAFYRC, encoded by the coding sequence ATGTTGTCCTACGTTCCGCGGCCGGTGGCGCCGACTTGCCCCCGCTGCGTCTCCtccaacaccaagttctgctactacaacaactacagcctCAGCCAGCCGCGGTACTTCTGCAAGGCCTGCCGGCGTTACTGGACCGAGGGCGGATCGCTCCGCAACGTGCCCGTGGGCGGCGGCTGCCGTAAGAGCCGACGGGGCAAGCCGGCCAGGGCGCCGTCCGCCGTCGCTGCCGTGGCCGGTCGCGACGTGATCCGCCCCGACCTCATGCTGAACGACATCGTGAGTAACTCAGGCATcgcccccgcccccgcccccgccgACGGCTCAGCCATCGACCTAGAGGTGCTGTATGCCAAGTACATGGATCCAAGCCCGGCCGTGCGGCCGGAATCCTCGCAGCCCGCAGTAGAGTCAGGCTCGTGCAACCAAATCCCTGCGCCATTTCCCGATCACCAACTGTTCTTGGAGTGGGAAAGCATCCTAACTCAGCCGGTGGAAGAAGACCTGCAGAACAAAGTGGATTCAAGCAGTCCTCGAGCGTATCCAAAGCAACCTGTCGACAACTATGTATGGTGGGGGGATTCTTCAagtgatgcagatctaatacatgAGGAGCAAAGCCTGGTGCATGACAATTGGATCGGATCACTGGATGACTCGAGTTGGGAGGCGTTCTACAGATGCTGA